The Cohnella abietis genome has a segment encoding these proteins:
- a CDS encoding alpha/beta-type small acid-soluble spore protein, with amino-acid sequence MVASRSRSNSLVVPQAAQALEQLKFEVAQELGIQLPRDGYYGNLLTREAGAIGGEITRRLVEMAEHQISGQFGR; translated from the coding sequence ATAGTGGCATCACGTTCACGCAGCAATTCCCTCGTTGTTCCTCAGGCCGCCCAAGCGTTGGAGCAATTGAAGTTCGAAGTCGCACAGGAGCTAGGAATTCAGCTTCCTAGGGATGGCTATTACGGTAACCTATTAACTCGCGAAGCCGGCGCTATCGGGGGAGAAATTACCCGTCGACTAGTTGAAATGGCTGAGCATCAAATTTCTGGACAATTCGGTCGTTAA
- a CDS encoding O-methyltransferase: MSVNQVPLARQVDVALEKLSGELRGLTAGTIVLQIRDDAVGRFGIRHLPVDCGTSGQGANGMSVPQVMLLRRLAVEALRHKSGWTHGEISYDFVVKQDKVYLSVQFESNYNMANLMFRFSPKRQDRKEASSE, translated from the coding sequence ATGTCAGTGAATCAGGTTCCATTAGCCCGGCAAGTGGATGTAGCGTTAGAGAAATTGAGTGGGGAATTAAGAGGTTTGACCGCAGGTACGATTGTCTTACAAATTCGTGATGATGCGGTCGGCAGATTTGGGATTCGACACCTTCCAGTGGATTGCGGTACTTCGGGTCAAGGTGCTAACGGAATGTCAGTTCCACAGGTTATGCTTCTCAGACGGCTTGCCGTCGAGGCGCTTCGTCACAAAAGCGGGTGGACGCATGGGGAAATATCATACGACTTTGTGGTGAAGCAAGATAAGGTATACTTGAGCGTCCAATTTGAATCTAACTACAACATGGCTAACTTGATGTTCCGGTTTTCACCTAAGAGGCAAGATCGTAAAGAAGCATCTAGCGAATAG